One Candidatus Planktophila limnetica DNA segment encodes these proteins:
- the cimA gene encoding citramalate synthase, whose protein sequence is MPVNDSFHIYDTTLRDGAQQEGLNLSVQDKLAIARHLDDLGVGFIEGGWPGANPKDTEFFERAKKELKLKNSIFVAFGATRRPNVKAVDDALLGALRDSGAPAVTLVAKAFDRHVDLALKTTLDENLAMIKDSVTHLRSEGQRVFLDAEHFFDGYRSNRAYALEVVRTAAEAGADVIALCDTNGGMLPDELSQVVHDVLQASKARLGIHCHNDTGCAVANSMAAIAAGVTHVQGTLNGYGERTGNADLVTIIANLELKKKQLVLPKDALREAFRISHAVAEVTNVSSSARQPYVGISAFAHKAGLHASAIKVDPSLYQHEDPESVGNDMRMLVSEMAGRASIELKSVELGVDLGGDRELIGRVVDRVKDLESHGFTFEAADASFELLLLEEISGKRPSFFNITHWATTTERTTKSGITTKAEVSVVANGKEFTCSGSGNGPVNAIDNALRTGLKQFYPELEVLELTDYKVRILEGRLGTGAITRVLVETSDGKGEWNTIGVHENIIAASAMALEDALTFGLLRQGRKPE, encoded by the coding sequence ATGCCGGTTAATGACTCCTTTCATATATATGACACCACTTTGCGCGATGGCGCGCAGCAAGAAGGTTTGAATTTATCAGTTCAAGATAAGTTGGCTATTGCGCGACACTTAGATGATCTGGGCGTTGGATTTATCGAAGGTGGATGGCCTGGTGCAAATCCAAAAGATACAGAGTTTTTTGAACGTGCAAAGAAAGAGTTAAAACTTAAGAATTCAATCTTTGTCGCATTTGGTGCAACACGACGCCCGAATGTAAAGGCTGTAGATGATGCATTATTGGGAGCACTGCGCGATAGCGGAGCACCGGCGGTAACTCTGGTTGCAAAGGCTTTTGATCGCCATGTGGATTTAGCTCTGAAAACTACTCTGGATGAAAACCTTGCGATGATTAAAGATTCTGTTACACATTTAAGAAGTGAAGGACAAAGAGTATTTCTTGATGCTGAGCACTTCTTCGATGGCTATCGGTCAAATCGCGCATACGCTCTTGAAGTAGTTCGAACAGCAGCAGAAGCTGGAGCAGATGTAATCGCATTGTGTGACACAAATGGCGGAATGCTTCCAGATGAACTCTCACAAGTTGTTCACGATGTTTTACAAGCAAGTAAGGCACGACTTGGAATCCACTGTCACAACGACACAGGGTGCGCAGTTGCAAACTCGATGGCTGCAATTGCGGCCGGAGTAACTCACGTACAGGGAACTTTAAATGGCTATGGCGAACGAACAGGTAATGCTGATCTTGTCACAATCATTGCAAATCTAGAATTAAAGAAAAAACAACTTGTGCTTCCTAAAGATGCGTTGCGTGAAGCCTTTAGAATTTCACATGCTGTCGCAGAAGTAACAAATGTTTCTTCTAGTGCGCGTCAGCCATATGTTGGTATCTCAGCTTTTGCACATAAAGCTGGACTACATGCCAGTGCAATCAAAGTTGACCCATCTCTCTATCAACATGAGGACCCTGAATCAGTTGGTAACGACATGCGAATGCTTGTCTCTGAAATGGCTGGACGTGCATCAATCGAATTGAAATCTGTAGAACTCGGTGTTGACCTTGGAGGAGATCGCGAACTCATCGGACGCGTCGTTGATCGCGTGAAAGATTTAGAGTCACACGGATTTACCTTCGAGGCAGCGGATGCATCCTTTGAGCTCTTACTACTTGAGGAAATTTCCGGAAAGCGTCCATCATTTTTTAACATTACCCACTGGGCAACAACGACTGAACGCACAACTAAGTCCGGCATTACAACAAAAGCAGAAGTAAGTGTTGTTGCAAATGGAAAAGAATTTACATGCAGTGGTTCAGGAAACGGACCTGTAAACGCAATTGATAATGCTCTGCGCACTGGACTTAAACAGTTCTATCCTGAACTAGAAGTACTAGAACTTACCGATTACAAGGTGCGTATTCTCGAAGGTCGTTTAGGAACAGGTGCGATCACCCGCGTACTCGTAGAAACGAGTGACGGCAAGGGTGAGTGGAACACCATTGGTGTTCACGAAAATATCATTGCCGCCTCAGCTATGGCACTTGAAGATGCTTTAACCTTCGGCCTTCTTCGACAAGGTCGCAAACCCGAGTAA
- a CDS encoding tyrosine recombinase XerC — MSTPTLNDVRVAFENDLHIKRDLSLHTIRAYAGDLESFFTHLQALGITDLQGIDISHIRSWLANISVKGGARTTLARRAVTIRLFTKWAQKNGYLSKDIGVTLATPKGHRVLPDVLGVNDARDVMESMAMRAGEEDSPLAIRDSAMLEILYASGARVAELCGLDFEAIDYDRQAIRVIGKGNKERSIPIGIPAMKALKNWVDNARPQIASDKSGSALFLGTRGKRIDQRTVRTVVYEALSAIEGLEKLGPHALRHSAATHLLEGGADLRTVQEILGHASLATTQIYTHVSTERLQKAYKQAHPRA, encoded by the coding sequence ATGTCAACACCTACATTAAATGATGTACGTGTCGCTTTTGAAAATGATTTACATATAAAGCGAGATCTCTCACTTCACACCATTCGTGCATATGCTGGTGATTTAGAAAGCTTTTTTACTCATCTACAAGCACTGGGAATTACAGATCTTCAAGGAATTGATATTTCACATATTCGTTCGTGGTTAGCAAATATCTCAGTCAAAGGCGGCGCAAGAACCACACTTGCTCGGCGCGCAGTAACGATTCGATTATTTACTAAATGGGCACAAAAAAATGGTTATTTATCCAAAGATATTGGCGTAACACTTGCAACACCTAAGGGACACAGAGTGTTGCCCGATGTCTTAGGTGTCAACGATGCCAGAGACGTGATGGAGTCAATGGCGATGAGAGCAGGCGAAGAAGATTCTCCATTAGCCATTCGTGACAGTGCAATGCTAGAAATTTTGTATGCAAGTGGTGCTCGTGTTGCAGAGTTATGCGGTTTGGATTTCGAGGCAATTGATTATGACCGCCAGGCTATTCGTGTCATCGGTAAGGGAAATAAAGAACGCTCCATTCCAATTGGAATTCCAGCTATGAAAGCTTTAAAGAATTGGGTTGATAACGCACGCCCACAAATCGCATCCGATAAATCAGGTTCTGCGCTCTTTCTTGGTACGCGAGGCAAACGAATTGATCAACGCACAGTTCGCACAGTGGTTTACGAAGCTTTAAGTGCCATCGAAGGATTAGAAAAATTAGGGCCACACGCCCTGCGACATTCAGCTGCAACTCATCTGCTCGAAGGCGGGGCAGATTTGCGAACTGTGCAGGAAATTTTGGGACACGCATCTCTTGCAACAACGCAGATTTATACCCACGTATCCACCGAGCGTTTGCAAAAAGCGTATAAGCAGGCCCATCCCCGCGCATAA
- the rpsB gene encoding 30S ribosomal protein S2: MAVVTMRELLDSGVHFGHQTRRWNPKMKRFIFTERNGIYIIDIQQSLALIDNAYEFVKDVVAKGGHVLFVGTKKAAQEPIIAQAARVGMPTVTERWLGGMLTNFPTVYKRIQRLKELEALEATNDMLLTKKELLVLRREREKLHKNLDGIRNMTKLPSAIWVVDTKKEHLAVAEAKKLGIPVIAILDTNCDPDEVDFKIPGNDDAIRSIGLLTRVITDAIVAGLQARSAVVKEETKTEAPVVAADEPLADWEKEATQAAPSTPVEA, translated from the coding sequence ATGGCTGTTGTAACAATGCGAGAACTCCTCGACAGTGGAGTCCACTTTGGACATCAAACACGTCGCTGGAATCCAAAGATGAAGCGCTTTATTTTCACAGAGCGCAATGGCATCTACATCATCGATATCCAACAATCACTTGCACTTATTGATAATGCATACGAGTTTGTTAAAGATGTCGTTGCAAAGGGCGGACATGTTTTGTTCGTCGGAACAAAGAAAGCGGCACAAGAGCCAATCATCGCTCAAGCCGCACGAGTTGGAATGCCTACTGTTACTGAGCGTTGGCTCGGCGGTATGTTGACTAACTTCCCAACTGTGTACAAGCGCATTCAGCGCCTCAAGGAACTAGAAGCACTAGAAGCAACTAATGACATGTTGCTTACTAAGAAAGAACTTCTAGTACTCCGTCGTGAGCGCGAAAAGCTTCACAAGAACCTTGATGGAATCCGCAACATGACTAAGTTGCCAAGTGCAATTTGGGTTGTAGATACAAAGAAAGAGCACTTAGCTGTCGCTGAAGCAAAGAAGCTCGGCATTCCAGTTATTGCTATTTTGGATACAAATTGCGATCCAGACGAAGTTGATTTCAAGATTCCTGGTAACGATGACGCAATCCGTTCAATTGGTTTGCTCACTCGCGTAATTACAGATGCAATCGTTGCTGGCCTACAAGCTCGCTCAGCTGTTGTAAAAGAAGAGACAAAGACTGAGGCTCCAGTTGTTGCAGCCGATGAACCATTGGCAGACTGGGAAAAAGAAGCAACGCAAGCAGCACCATCAACTCCAGTGGAGGCTTAA
- the tsf gene encoding translation elongation factor Ts, producing MAYSAEDVKKLREATAAGMLDCKKALDEANGDYDKAVEIIRVKGLKGVTKREGRLTSNGLVVAKVSGEVGVMLELNCETDFVAKGERFIALGDELIDHLLTSKTDSVEAFLASSMASGKSVQSVIDEGNATLGEKIEIRNVAVVNGPVGLYLHKTSPDLPPQVGVLVSLAKEAAEVGKDVAQHIAAFAPKFVHREDVPADLIENERRIAEETAREEGKPEASLSKIIEGRVTGFVKEVSLIEQAFAKDAKKTVKQILDEAGTAVKAFHRFRVGQ from the coding sequence GTGGCTTATTCAGCAGAAGATGTAAAGAAACTGCGTGAAGCAACTGCAGCAGGAATGCTCGATTGCAAAAAGGCACTTGATGAAGCAAATGGTGACTACGACAAAGCTGTAGAAATCATTCGTGTCAAAGGTCTTAAGGGCGTTACAAAGCGTGAAGGCCGTCTGACATCAAATGGTTTAGTTGTTGCAAAAGTTTCAGGCGAAGTTGGAGTAATGCTCGAACTTAACTGCGAAACTGACTTCGTTGCAAAGGGTGAGCGCTTTATTGCACTCGGAGATGAATTAATTGATCACTTGTTGACATCTAAAACAGATAGTGTCGAAGCCTTCCTTGCATCTTCAATGGCAAGTGGCAAGAGTGTGCAATCTGTCATCGATGAGGGCAACGCAACACTTGGCGAAAAGATCGAAATTCGCAATGTTGCTGTTGTAAATGGTCCAGTTGGTTTGTACCTACACAAGACAAGCCCAGATCTTCCACCTCAGGTCGGAGTTTTGGTTTCACTCGCTAAAGAAGCAGCAGAAGTTGGAAAAGATGTTGCCCAGCACATTGCAGCATTTGCACCTAAATTCGTTCATCGCGAAGACGTTCCAGCAGATCTGATCGAAAACGAGCGTCGTATTGCAGAAGAGACCGCTCGCGAAGAAGGCAAGCCAGAAGCGTCACTTTCAAAAATCATTGAAGGTCGAGTCACTGGTTTCGTCAAGGAAGTTAGCTTGATCGAACAAGCATTCGCTAAGGATGCCAAGAAGACTGTGAAGCAGATCCTCGATGAAGCAGGAACCGCCGTCAAGGCATTCCACCGTTTCCGCGTAGGTCAGTAA
- the pyrH gene encoding UMP kinase: MPGTRGKYGRVLLKLSGEVFGGEKGIGVDPDVVQDVAKQIADVVRSGVQISVVVGGGNYFRGAELQQRGMDRARADYMGMLGTVMNCLALQDFLEKEGVDTRVQTAITMGQVAEPYIPRRAIRHLEKGRVVIFGAGAGMPFFTTDTVAAQRALEVGSEALLLAKSGVDGVYNADPKKDPSAKKYDTISYDEVLSKSLAVADAAAFSLCRENKLPIVVFDLMTKGNIGRAVRGETIGTLVA, from the coding sequence ATGCCCGGTACCAGAGGTAAATACGGGCGAGTGCTCCTTAAACTTTCCGGAGAAGTTTTCGGTGGAGAAAAAGGCATCGGTGTTGATCCAGATGTTGTGCAAGATGTTGCAAAACAAATAGCAGATGTTGTGCGTTCTGGAGTTCAAATAAGTGTTGTCGTCGGCGGTGGAAATTATTTCCGCGGCGCAGAGTTACAACAGCGTGGAATGGATCGTGCGCGCGCTGACTACATGGGAATGCTCGGAACTGTCATGAACTGTTTAGCACTCCAAGATTTCTTAGAAAAAGAGGGCGTTGATACTCGCGTGCAAACTGCGATCACAATGGGACAAGTTGCAGAGCCATATATTCCACGCAGAGCAATTCGCCACCTTGAAAAAGGTCGAGTTGTAATTTTCGGTGCTGGCGCAGGAATGCCTTTCTTCACAACAGATACAGTCGCAGCACAGCGTGCACTGGAAGTTGGTTCAGAAGCTCTGCTTCTAGCTAAGAGCGGTGTTGACGGTGTTTACAACGCTGATCCGAAGAAGGATCCAAGTGCGAAGAAGTACGACACGATCTCATATGACGAAGTTTTGAGTAAATCTTTGGCTGTTGCTGATGCAGCAGCTTTTAGTTTATGCCGTGAGAACAAATTACCAATCGTGGTTTTTGACCTCATGACAAAAGGAAATATCGGTCGCGCAGTACGCGGTGAAACGATCGGAACCCTTGTCGCGTAA
- the frr gene encoding ribosome recycling factor, with protein MSDIATVLKDAETKMNKAVDVAKEDFGAIRTGRAHPSLFNKIMVDYYGTYTSLSQLASIQVPEARMALISPFDKGAMASIEKAIRESELGVNPGSDGVVIRVNFPQLTEERRKDYIKVARTKAEDSKVSMRNIRRAAKEAIEKLEKDGHIGKDDLARGEKELEKITGDHVTKIDELLKHKESELLEV; from the coding sequence ATGTCAGACATAGCAACCGTACTTAAAGATGCGGAAACCAAGATGAACAAGGCTGTTGATGTCGCCAAAGAAGATTTTGGTGCAATTCGCACAGGCCGTGCACATCCATCACTTTTTAATAAAATTATGGTTGATTACTACGGTACCTACACATCTTTGTCACAGCTTGCATCAATCCAGGTTCCAGAAGCACGCATGGCGTTAATTTCACCTTTTGATAAAGGCGCAATGGCATCAATAGAAAAAGCAATACGTGAATCAGAACTTGGTGTAAATCCAGGCAGTGATGGCGTTGTCATCAGAGTTAATTTTCCACAACTCACAGAAGAGCGCCGCAAGGATTACATCAAAGTGGCCAGAACAAAGGCTGAAGATTCAAAGGTTTCAATGCGCAATATCCGCCGTGCTGCAAAAGAAGCCATAGAGAAATTAGAAAAAGATGGTCATATTGGTAAAGATGATTTGGCTCGCGGGGAAAAAGAATTAGAGAAAATTACTGGCGATCATGTCACTAAAATCGATGAACTGCTTAAGCATAAGGAGAGCGAACTTCTCGAAGTTTGA
- a CDS encoding phosphatidate cytidylyltransferase, whose translation MSDLHSINEAINAKAGRKLLPSIFVGLSLVGLIWLSLAYARVLFALLIAIVISLAIRELVRAFGVANIEVSSVSLNLATIGLIYATWIDGVEGLVVGTAIAFPILLILRLRKGPHDFVRSATATAFGLIYLPFLAGFLILLGHPSDGLARVMTFVILVGCNDTFGYLVGVLIGRHPLVPAISPKKSWEGLIGSIIFTPVGGALCFHYILELQWWIGIVVGLVIVFTATSGDLIESAMKRDLSLKDMGSILPGHGGVLDRLDSVLLSAPALVLALELVKRFS comes from the coding sequence GTGTCTGATCTGCATTCAATTAATGAAGCGATAAACGCTAAGGCTGGGCGCAAACTCCTGCCTTCGATTTTTGTTGGCTTGTCTTTGGTAGGCCTTATTTGGTTGAGTTTGGCCTATGCACGTGTTTTGTTTGCCCTCTTAATTGCCATCGTTATTTCACTAGCAATTCGCGAGTTAGTTCGCGCATTTGGCGTAGCAAACATCGAGGTTTCATCGGTATCTCTTAATCTTGCAACAATTGGCTTGATATATGCAACATGGATAGATGGTGTCGAAGGATTGGTAGTAGGAACGGCAATCGCTTTTCCTATTCTGCTTATTCTGCGATTACGTAAAGGACCTCATGATTTTGTTCGCAGTGCAACGGCTACGGCCTTTGGATTAATTTATCTACCATTTCTAGCTGGTTTTTTAATTCTATTAGGCCATCCAAGTGACGGACTTGCACGCGTAATGACATTCGTAATTCTGGTTGGCTGCAATGACACATTCGGTTATCTAGTCGGCGTGCTCATAGGACGTCATCCACTTGTTCCAGCTATCAGTCCCAAAAAATCTTGGGAAGGCCTCATTGGTTCAATTATTTTCACACCAGTGGGTGGCGCGCTTTGTTTTCATTACATCCTTGAACTTCAATGGTGGATTGGCATCGTCGTAGGTTTAGTAATTGTTTTCACTGCAACTAGTGGAGATCTCATCGAAAGTGCAATGAAGAGAGACTTATCACTCAAGGACATGGGTTCGATTCTTCCAGGACATGGCGGAGTGTTAGATCGTTTAGATTCTGTTTTATTATCTGCACCTGCTCTGGTTTTAGCACTCGAACTTGTTAAGCGTTTCTCATGA
- the rlmN gene encoding 23S rRNA (adenine(2503)-C(2))-methyltransferase RlmN — protein sequence MTEIKLVFDEPVQRKKAPKHLADYSPEDRREIATGLGLPAFRANQVANHYFTHLSSDPSDWTDIPATMHDQIREHFIPQMITLVRSVTCDNGMTRKDLWKLHDGVLVESVLMRYTDRTTVCISSQAGCGMNCPFCATGQAGLTRNLSAAEITEQIVAAARACANGELPGGPTRLSNVVFMGMGEPLANYNAVMRTVRNITTPTPDGLGISARSVTVSTVGVVNGIEKLTEEGISVTLAVSLHTPDDELRDTLVPINSRWKVKEVLAAADAYEKKTGRRYSIEYAMIRDINDQSWRADLLGRLLKNRNAHVNLIPLNPTPGSKWTASRPQDEKEFVRILEGYGVAVTVRDTRGREIDGACGQLAAAEKLK from the coding sequence ATGACCGAAATTAAGCTCGTTTTTGATGAGCCAGTGCAAAGAAAGAAAGCACCTAAGCATCTAGCTGATTACTCACCTGAGGATCGCCGCGAGATTGCAACCGGTTTAGGTTTACCTGCATTTAGAGCAAATCAAGTTGCTAATCATTACTTCACTCATCTATCAAGTGATCCAAGTGATTGGACTGATATTCCGGCAACAATGCATGATCAAATTCGTGAACATTTCATACCTCAGATGATCACACTTGTTCGCTCTGTTACCTGTGATAACGGTATGACACGCAAAGATCTGTGGAAATTACACGACGGAGTTTTAGTCGAAAGCGTGTTAATGCGTTATACCGATCGCACAACTGTTTGTATTTCATCTCAAGCCGGGTGCGGAATGAATTGTCCTTTCTGCGCAACTGGGCAGGCAGGACTTACTCGAAACTTAAGCGCGGCTGAAATTACAGAACAAATTGTCGCAGCCGCCCGTGCCTGCGCCAATGGCGAATTACCTGGTGGGCCAACTCGTTTATCAAACGTTGTCTTTATGGGCATGGGAGAACCCCTTGCCAATTACAACGCTGTAATGCGAACCGTTCGAAACATCACCACTCCAACTCCAGATGGACTTGGAATCAGTGCACGCTCAGTAACAGTGTCAACTGTTGGAGTTGTAAACGGAATTGAGAAATTAACTGAAGAGGGCATTTCAGTCACTTTAGCTGTTTCACTTCATACTCCAGATGATGAGTTACGAGATACGTTGGTTCCTATTAATTCGCGCTGGAAAGTCAAAGAAGTTCTTGCCGCAGCCGATGCATATGAGAAGAAAACTGGGCGCCGGTATTCAATTGAGTACGCAATGATTCGAGATATCAACGATCAATCATGGCGCGCGGATCTCTTAGGCAGACTTCTCAAAAATCGAAATGCACATGTTAATTTGATTCCACTTAACCCAACACCAGGTTCGAAATGGACTGCGTCCAGACCTCAGGATGAAAAAGAGTTTGTCAGAATCCTTGAAGGTTATGGCGTTGCAGTGACAGTTCGAGATACACGCGGACGCGAAATCGATGGTGCGTGCGGTCAATTGGCAGCAGCCGAAAAGCTAAAGTAG
- a CDS encoding NAD(P)/FAD-dependent oxidoreductase, which yields MGNQAEASLWWSSAAHPTFTPGELERQWDVVIVGGGYSGMWTAHHLLNSSPDLSIAILEAHQVGSGASGRNGGWASALYPIEDSALAKHASAQSIADLHTELEKSIDEIGQFAAQSQESIAFIKSGSLTVARSNAQFKRIKKGLLPRESILDKDQTLLKIKMSDTVGASFNPDCATINPTQLVVALAKSLAQRGVHIFENTFADLSSDGVVKVKGKRIESKFVVRAIEAYHEKNREQIPIYSLMIATEPLPDEFWNKYGLDNRPTFHENRHLVTYAQRTADNRIAMGGRGAPYKWGSARSNKSEQHAKIHKQLRETAIQWFPELKNYSFTHAWGGAVTVKRDWAPYLQWDGRFGAFGGYVGDGVTLSYLAAHSMADLILGKNSVRASLPYVGWKSANWEPEPFRWLGVNLGIKLSELADIEEKITRRPSLLGKLIEKLL from the coding sequence GTGGGAAATCAGGCAGAAGCAAGCCTCTGGTGGAGCAGTGCTGCCCATCCAACCTTCACGCCCGGCGAGCTAGAACGCCAGTGGGATGTCGTAATAGTTGGTGGTGGCTATTCCGGAATGTGGACGGCGCATCACCTACTTAATTCTTCACCAGATTTATCAATTGCAATACTTGAGGCGCACCAAGTTGGTTCTGGTGCCAGTGGTAGAAATGGTGGATGGGCTTCTGCTTTGTATCCCATTGAGGACAGCGCTTTAGCAAAACATGCCAGTGCGCAAAGCATTGCGGACTTACATACTGAACTTGAAAAATCTATCGATGAAATCGGTCAATTTGCCGCACAATCCCAAGAGAGCATCGCATTTATAAAAAGTGGCTCACTGACAGTTGCACGCAGTAACGCACAATTCAAACGCATAAAAAAGGGCTTACTCCCCCGTGAAAGCATCCTGGATAAAGATCAAACTCTGTTGAAAATCAAAATGTCAGACACTGTTGGTGCATCCTTTAATCCAGATTGTGCGACCATTAATCCCACTCAATTAGTTGTTGCACTTGCAAAATCTTTAGCACAACGCGGAGTACATATCTTTGAAAATACCTTTGCTGATCTCTCATCAGATGGAGTTGTTAAGGTTAAAGGTAAGAGAATCGAATCTAAATTTGTAGTTCGTGCTATTGAGGCCTATCACGAGAAAAACAGAGAACAAATTCCGATTTATTCCCTGATGATTGCAACAGAGCCCCTGCCTGATGAGTTTTGGAATAAATATGGTTTGGATAATCGCCCAACTTTTCATGAGAATCGACACCTTGTTACATATGCTCAAAGAACAGCCGATAATCGAATTGCAATGGGTGGACGTGGAGCGCCATATAAATGGGGGTCTGCGCGAAGTAACAAGTCAGAACAGCACGCAAAAATTCATAAGCAACTCAGAGAAACTGCGATCCAATGGTTTCCTGAATTAAAGAATTACTCATTCACTCATGCATGGGGTGGAGCCGTAACTGTTAAGCGAGATTGGGCACCATATTTGCAATGGGATGGCCGCTTTGGCGCCTTCGGCGGATATGTTGGAGATGGCGTCACGCTTTCCTATCTTGCAGCACATTCAATGGCCGATCTCATTCTCGGGAAAAATAGCGTCCGCGCATCTTTGCCATACGTTGGATGGAAGAGTGCGAATTGGGAACCAGAACCATTTCGATGGCTCGGTGTTAATTTAGGAATCAAACTTTCAGAACTTGCAGACATTGAAGAAAAGATTACGAGACGTCCAAGTTTGCTCGGCAAACTTATTGAAAAACTACTTTAG
- a CDS encoding gamma-aminobutyraldehyde dehydrogenase, which translates to MEKLNNFINGKSVESKSDKRTDLVNPATGQVFATAPNSNAADVDMAMKAAADAFPIWRESTPSERQRALLKIADAIESRSEELVKIESQNTGKPIGITTSEEMPPMLDQIRFFAGAARNLEGKSAAEYMRGMTSFIRREPIGVCAQVTPWNYPMMMAVWKWAPAIAAGNTVVLKPSDTTPASTVWMARLMSEFLPAGVINVICGERETGAALVDHPTPAMVSITGSVRAGMEVAGAAAKQLKRVHLELGGKAPVVVFNDADLPAAAEAIALAGYFNSGQDCTAATRVIVQEGVYEEFVALLADQAKNNIAIGMPDQDVLVGPVNNVNQLKRVVGFLERTPSHARVMAGGSQLDQPGFFFAPTVVADLKQDDEMIQSEIFGPVITVQKFKDEAQAIAMGNGVDYGLASSVWTKDHGRAMRMSKALDFGVVWINTHIPMVSEMPHGGFKRSGYGKDLSQYGFEDYTRIKHVMTNLGA; encoded by the coding sequence ATGGAAAAATTGAATAACTTCATAAACGGCAAGAGCGTTGAATCAAAATCTGACAAGAGAACAGATTTAGTTAACCCGGCAACAGGACAGGTTTTCGCCACTGCGCCAAATTCAAATGCAGCAGATGTAGATATGGCGATGAAAGCCGCAGCCGATGCCTTTCCTATTTGGCGCGAATCCACACCATCAGAGCGTCAACGCGCACTGTTAAAAATTGCCGATGCCATTGAATCTCGTTCAGAAGAACTCGTAAAAATTGAGAGCCAAAATACTGGTAAGCCCATTGGAATTACTACATCTGAAGAAATGCCTCCGATGTTAGATCAGATTAGATTCTTTGCAGGTGCAGCGCGTAACCTTGAAGGAAAGTCTGCGGCTGAATATATGCGCGGAATGACTTCATTTATTCGTCGCGAACCAATTGGTGTGTGTGCTCAAGTAACACCGTGGAATTACCCAATGATGATGGCTGTTTGGAAATGGGCACCAGCAATTGCTGCAGGAAACACAGTTGTACTAAAGCCAAGTGATACAACTCCTGCATCTACTGTGTGGATGGCTCGATTAATGAGTGAATTCTTACCTGCAGGTGTTATCAATGTTATTTGTGGAGAACGTGAAACAGGAGCAGCCCTTGTTGATCACCCAACTCCTGCAATGGTTTCAATTACTGGTTCAGTGCGAGCAGGAATGGAAGTTGCTGGCGCTGCAGCAAAACAATTAAAGCGTGTGCACCTTGAATTAGGTGGAAAAGCACCTGTAGTTGTTTTCAATGATGCAGATTTACCAGCAGCTGCCGAGGCAATTGCATTGGCTGGTTACTTTAACTCTGGTCAAGATTGCACAGCTGCCACACGCGTGATTGTGCAAGAGGGCGTCTATGAAGAATTCGTAGCGCTGCTTGCAGATCAAGCAAAGAACAACATTGCAATCGGAATGCCTGATCAAGACGTTCTAGTTGGTCCTGTAAATAATGTGAATCAACTCAAGCGAGTTGTTGGGTTCTTAGAGCGCACGCCATCTCATGCACGCGTCATGGCGGGTGGATCTCAACTAGATCAACCTGGATTCTTCTTTGCCCCAACCGTTGTGGCAGATCTCAAGCAAGATGATGAGATGATTCAAAGCGAAATCTTTGGGCCAGTTATTACGGTTCAGAAGTTCAAAGATGAGGCCCAAGCGATCGCTATGGGAAATGGCGTTGATTACGGTTTGGCATCTAGTGTCTGGACCAAGGACCATGGCCGGGCAATGCGCATGTCCAAGGCGCTGGATTTCGGAGTTGTCTGGATCAATACGCACATTCCGATGGTCTCTGAAATGCCGCATGGAGGCTTCAAACGCTCAGGATATGGAAAAGATCTTTCCCAATATGGCTTCGAGGATTACACCCGAATCAAGCATGTTATGACTAATCTAGGCGCATAA